The Primulina eburnea isolate SZY01 chromosome 8, ASM2296580v1, whole genome shotgun sequence genome contains a region encoding:
- the LOC140839096 gene encoding uncharacterized protein, translating into MIHMISGGATDGDSGRARKAHGRRLENFEISRGADLPQDPVISFGPEDLRGIVTPHNDALVVTSTIANYDVARIFIDNGSSVNVLFKSTLDQMKMGGFEFEPVSTPLYVFAEHVILPLGQIVLPLSLGTDSRRVTKMIAFTVVDTSSAYNGILGRPALKDFRAVASSYHQKLKFTVGKGVGVMCGYQKVARRCYERIVEEEETRGHEHSHGSLSLVLQL; encoded by the coding sequence atgattcatatgatctcggggggtgctactgatggaGACTCTGGGCGAGCTCGGAAGGCACATGGGAGAAGGTTGGAGAACTTTGAGATATCTAGGGGTGCAGACTTACCACAAGACCCCGTCATCAGCTTTGGGCCGGAAGACCTCCGAGGCATTGTGACTCCAcataacgatgccttggtggtAACGAGCACCATTGCCAATTATGATGTGGCGAGaatatttattgataatggaagctcCGTGAACGTCTTGTTCAAGAGCACGTTGGATCAAATGAAGATGGGAGGATTTGAGTTTGAGCCGGTATCCACCCCGCTGTATGTGTTTGCAGAACACGTCATCTTGCCTTTGGGTCAGATTGTTCTTCCCCTATCCTTGGGGACTGATTCTCGGCGGGTAACAAAGATGATAGCCTTCACTGTAGTAGATACCTCGTCAGCGTATAATGGAATTCTAGGACGACCAGCCCTGAAGGATTTTAGAGCAGTAGCTTCCAGTTATCATCAGAAGCTTAAGTTTACTGTGGGAAAAGGAGTTGGAGTCATGTGCGGGTACCAAAAAGTCGCACGTCGTTGTTATGAAAGAATCGTGGAGGAAGAAGAAACGAGAGGTCACGAGCATTCGCATGGAAGCTTGAGCTTAGTCTTGCAGTTGTAG